The Kogia breviceps isolate mKogBre1 chromosome 2, mKogBre1 haplotype 1, whole genome shotgun sequence genome segment GTCTCCTCTGGGTTTGCACAAGTCCACTCTCCAGGCCACGGAATGGCCTTCTCGGTGGTGCACACGACACAGCCTGTCCTTGGGCTTGTCCACTCTCCAAATGGACACCTCTGCCTCGGACCCACCGTGAACCAGCCTCTAACCCTGCACCTGTGCTGTGTCCCCCCCAGGTCTCCCAGGCAGCAGCGGACCTCCTGGCGTACTGTGAAGCTCATGTGCGGGAGGACCCTCTCATCATTCCAGTGCCTGCGTCAGAAAACCCCTTCCGAGAGAAGAAGTTCTTTTGTACCATCCTCTGACTCCGTTTGCTATGAAAATGTCTCCTTTTCTGTCCGTAGAATCCCTTGTAGAGACCGCGCATGCTCATAGCTTTAGGGAGCTCTGCCCGCACACACCGCCTCCACCCCCGCCCAACCAGGATGGCCCAGGCCTGTCTCCTCTTTTCATTGGTTTTCTTCACTGCAttctatttcactttttcttttcattttcatgttattttcattattagaagaggaaatagacatttTTGTAGCCAAATAACAAATGTGCCAAGTAAAAATAAGCATGGGTTTAAGggcttaaagttttaaaatatcaattcctAAGTTTACATAGGTCACGTGTATACATTTCAGTGGGTAATTTATTGAGAAGTGGATAATTTATTGAGAAGAGAAAACAATCCCCCATTCGTGATCATTCAGCATCAAATTAGATCATTTTGACCAACTGAAGTATATGGGTAAagtttccatctctcttcctGGAGAAAGCGTTCTGGAAGTTCTCTATTTCCTGCTTTTCTGTCATcctatttaaagaagaaataacctaCATCATCAGGTGGTTTTCTAAACGTGGGTCATCCTGGGGCCTCGTGGCCCAGCCCCGGATTGTCACTGATTGTCACTGATCCTTTTGGAGAAGTGGTCCTTCTACAAATGTAGGTGTTGGGTGGATGTTGGAGTGAGCTTAACTGTAAATGTCACACCATCACATCTGTTTATGTGCGCCAGCCAGGCGGGCCAGGGCCAGTTGGAGGAATCATGTAAAACCGCCTACAAAGAGGCAAACGTAATTTTCAGATCCATTAATGACTTGCTACCCTCATAAATGGTTTTagtacatttttattctttgcttcttttgttGAAACCCATTCTCTGTTTCACGAAAGCTCCCTGATACTAACACTGTTGTTAGGAAGCTGTGTGCTCAAAGTATAGCAGAATTGTATGCTGTCTGTGCTAATAGGACTTCCAGTCCTCCTCTATTTTGGTTTATGACCAGGATCTCTTTATTCTGTGGTCCACATCAACATCATTAACCtgataaagcaaagcacaatccATAGAAGCACATCAGAGAAGCTGGGAAAGGGGGACAGCACGGAAACTGGCTAAATCAGGTCAAGAAAATAATGTGTTCCTCCTAGTCTTCACCAaactttctcctctttgttttcaCGTCCAACATCCGTCCACATTCTGCCTCcactttttccctctttttccgtctcctcctctcttccttgcaTCCCTCCATGAGATGCTTTTTGTCCTTTTACTACACCTTTTCCTTCCAAACCTATGGCGTTTTGTGTGGCTTGCCCCTTTTAATGTACCCCTGAACTCATTGCTGCCCTTAAAGGCAAGTTCGTGAACATGTGCTGTGAGAAATGCAAACATGTGGATGAGCCCCTCCCCCCCAGCAATCCCCGGGAGCTGATGAAGCTGCCTGTAGCGGGCAGTTGTCATATGGTGTTTCTAGCTTGGCTGTCCAGCACCTGACCCCTTTCCTAAAAGGGGAAATCGTGAAATCACCCCTGTGTATAAATGTACGGATGCAGTGCCCCCAGTACAGTGGATGCTGAAGTGGGGcggttttctctgtctctcaggtGCATCCCCTTTTCCAGCACCAGACTGACCAGTGACCCAGGGTGAAACCCTTGGACTCCCATGCTTGGGATTGTGAGCTTGGTGCAAGTGACGCAGAAATTAAGGGATGCTGAGACTCGTTTCATGGGAGCTGTGGTGGTCCAGGGGTGGCAGTGGTCCAGCAGGGGAAGTGTCTAGGATTGGCAGGCTGCAGGGGTGGTGTGTCCACTGGTAGTAATGTCCAGGGATGGCAGAGTCCTGAGCAGACCGTTTCTGCTTCGTTTCTTGGCCCTCACCCATCTTCCCAGGTCTCCTTTCTAGCTTTCTGTCAATTCTGTGAGCCGCCAAGCTCCATCCAATAAATTCCTCATTCTTCTGTGAAATAGCTTGGGTTGAATGTACATATCATATGACCTAAAAACTCCACTCCTCTACCCAACAGAAATGTGTACGTATATTCACCAAAAGAAATGTACtagaatgttcacagaagcactgtTCATAATAACCCTGAACTGGAAAGTACCCAAATGCCCatgttgaatggataaattatcGTATATTTGCCCCGTGAAGTCCTACACAGCAAGGAGAAGGGGTGCTCCTGCAGCCACCCACACGGCACCATGTAAGTCTCATGAGAGGAGGCAAGTTCgtactgtatggttccatttatatcaaGTGTGAAACCCAGCAAAGTTCACCTCTGCTGTTGCAAGTAGGGATATGAGTTCCTCTTGGGGGGATGGTAACCGGAAGGGCACAAGGGAGAGTCTCGGACCTTCTGTTCCTTGATTGGGTTGCTGGTCACCTGGGCGTATCTAGTTTGTGAAAATCCTTCCGAGCTGTACACTTGCAGTTTGTGCCCTTTTCTGTATGGAtgttgtacttcaataaaaagttggtTTTGTGCCTAGCAATGGAGAATCCTACGGTTGTTTTTTGGCACTTTGCTCAACTTTTTACTCCTGTTAAGGTATAACATCATTAGTGGGGCATTTAAGTGTATTTAACAACATTCTGAAATACGAAATACTTGTAATCCACAGCTCTCTGGACAGAGACTAGCTCTCAGCACAACGCAGGCAGCTGCCTATGAATGGGGCATGTGAGTGCCGTGCGTGGAATCTGTGTCTGTGGGGAGAACGGTGAGAAATCCTCCTGGGATT includes the following:
- the GNG4 gene encoding guanine nucleotide-binding protein G(I)/G(S)/G(O) subunit gamma-4, whose protein sequence is MKEGMSNNSTASISQARKAVEQLKMEACMDRVKVSQAAADLLAYCEAHVREDPLIIPVPASENPFREKKFFCTIL